The sequence CCGCCGGGTGCCGATGTACCAGTTCATCTCCTGGCACGGCAAGAAGGTGATCGACCGCAGCTCCAAGTACCACTGGTTGGCCGACTCCCTGGTCAAGATCACCGGTGTCATCCCGCCCTCGCTGGTGCACAACACCCCGACCTGGTCGCAGGAACTGACCTACGAGCCGGTCGCGTGAAGGAGCAGGACATGACGATCTCCGTCGCGATCATCGGCGCCGGCTTCGCCGGCATCGGTGCCGCCATCCGACTCAAAGACCAGGGAATCACCGACTTCGTCCTGTTCGAACGGGATTCGCGGGTCGGCGGCACCTGGCGCGACAACACCTATCCCGGCGCGGCCTGTGACATCCCGTCGCGGCTGTACTCCTACAGCTTCGCGCCCAACCCAGACTGGTCGCACACCTACTCGGGCAGCTCCGAAATACTCGGCTATATCGGCAACATGGTCGAAACCTTCGGGATCGCGCCGCATATCCGGTTCGAGCACACCGTCGCCGGGATCAGCTACGACGCGCAAGCCGGAGAATGGACCATCGACCTGGTCGGCCGGGAAGCGGTGCGCGCCAGGACCGTCATCGTGGCCTCGGGGCCGTTGTCCAATGCCAGCTTCCCCGACATCCCCGGTATCGAGGACTATGAGGGGCGCAAGATCCACAGCGCCCGTTGGGATCACGACTATGACTTCACCGGCAAGAAGGTGGCCGTGGTCGGTACCGGTGCCAGCGGGGTGCAGATCATCCCCGAACTGGTCAAGGTGGCCGAGTCCGTCAAGGTGTTCCAGCGCACCCCGGGGTGGGTGCTGCCGCGGCTCAACACCGCGACCAGTGGCTGGCTGAAGAAGATCTACAAGGATGTGCCGCTGGCCGAAAAACTGATGCGGTCGGCCTGGTTCTGGGGCCATGAGTCGGTCGCGGTCGGCGTGGTGTGGGACAGCCCCTTCACGCGTCTGGTGGAAGCCCTGAGTTTGGCGAACCTGCGCGCGCAGGTGAAGGATCCGTGGTTGCGTCGACAGCTCACACCGGACTTCTCCGCCGGCTGCAAGCGGCTCCTGATGACCAGTGACTACTATCCTGCGTTGCAGAAGGACAACTGCAAGCTGGTGACCTGGCCGATCGCCCGGTTGTCGCCCAAGGGAATTCGCACCGTCGAAGGCATCGAGCACCAGTTCGACGCCATCGTGTTCGCCACCGGATTCGAGGTGTCCAAAGCCGGCACCCCCATCCCGATCACCGGAATCGACGGCCGCGACCTGGCTTCGGAATGGAGCAGGGGCGCCTACGCCTACCGCAGTGTCGCCGTCTCGGGCTATCCGAATCTGTTCTTCACCTTCGGGCCGAACTCCGGACCGGGCCACAGCTCGGCCCTGGTCTACATGGAGGCTCAGATCGACTACATCGTCGGCGCCATTTCGAAACTGCTGCAGTACGAATGGAAGTCGCTCGATGTACGGCCCGAGGTGCAGGATCGCTACAACAAGGACATTCAGCGACGCCTGCAGTCCACCACATGGAATTCCGGATGCCAGAGCTGGTACCTGACCGAGGACGGCTTCAACGCCACCATGTTCCCAGGTTTCGCCACACAATTCGTCAACCAACTCAAGACGCTGAACCTGGAAGACTTCAAGATCACCGCCGCGCAGACAAGCAGTGACCCGGTCCTGACTGCCTAGGATGTCATAGTGACCGAGTACCGGATCGACGATCTTGCGAGACAGGCTGGGACCACCACTCGCAACGTCCGGGTGTACCAGGAAAGCGGTCTGTTGCCCCGGCCCCAGCGCCGGGGCAGGGTCGCCATCTACACCGACCGGCACCTTAAGCAGCTACAGGCGATCGTCCGTTTGCTCGGCGAGGGATTCACGGTCAAACACATCTTGAAGTTCCTGACCGGGCTTCAGCGCGGCGAGGCCCTGGTCGAGGTTTTGGACCTGGCCGATCTGGGCGAGTTGGTGACCGCGCCGTGGTCACGTCCGCTGTCGCAGACCATGACGCGCGAACAATTGGAGGCGCGGCTGGGCCGGCTCGACGCGGAGTTGCTTCGGCGCTTGCTTACCAGTGGAGTCATCGAGCCGACCGATGTCGACAACGTCTACCGGGTGGCCGACACGGATCAGATCGATGACCTCGCCACGCTGATGTCGCGCGGGATGCCCCTGGCGGCGATGCTGGAGACGGTGACCGCAGTCGACAAGAAGTTGGACGAGGCGGCCGAACTTCTGACCCGCAGCGGACACGCCGAGGTGGTCCGGCAGCGCGGGCCCGGGTGGTTGCCGGCCAATGACGACGAACTCGCCTGGGCCGCAGACCTGGTCGACGCCATGCGCAGGGTGGCACGGCGGTCCGCGCACGCCAGCCTGAACCGAGCGTTCGATGCGGCCGTGCGTGCCGAGCTGCGGCAGTATCGGCAAGGCAGCGACGAGCGCGAAACTCGCCGGCAGGACAACGCTTGACTCAATAAGGGGAACGACCATGACCGACCGCTACGCGATCCCGTCTCGTGAGGTCCTCCAAGCCCGCGAAAAGCTGGTTCTCGACCATTTCCGGGATGAAGTGCGTCAGGACTGGGACGACGTGCTGGCGACGTTCCCGCATCCCCACTACGAGATCATCCCGACGCTGACCGTGCACGACGGCGACGACGAAGTACGTGGCTACTACCGTGACACCCGGGTGGCTTTCCCCGACCAAAACCACGAGATCATCGCGCTGCGCCACAGCGCCGACGCGGTGATCGTCGAATTCTGGCTGACCGGAACACATCTGGGTCCCCTTGGCGCTGTTCCGGCGACCGGATCACGACACCGGACCCGCATGACCGCGTATTTCATCTTCGATGAGCACGAGAACCTGGCAGTCGAGCGGATCTACTTCGACACGCTGTCCATGGTCAAACAACTGATCGGCGGCGTCAACCTGCGCGATCCGCGCTCCTGGCCGCTGGTGATCCGCGTTCTGCGGGGTCTGCTGCGTATGTCGGGGGCACCCGACCCCAGCCTCATCCAGACCCCACCGGCGGGTCTGTCGAGCTGAGCCGCCCAGATATGGACGGCACGGACCAGACGGTCGCACAATGGACCGGTAGCGACCAGCCGATGTGACCCTCAGTCAGACGAGGAGGTCCACGTAAAGTCATGTCCGACATTGCCGAATTGCATCAAGCGCTGCTGGAACGCATTCTGGGCAAGGACGGGGCAGCGTCGCTGGAATTGCGTCGAGCGGCTTACCGCAACGCTGGGCTGGATGAACCGATCAAGACCCTGATCGACAAGGTTGCCCTGCGCTCGTACGGCGTGGCCGACGCGGATGTTGACACCGCCCGAGTCGTAGGCCTGAGCGAAGACCAGATCTTCGAGATCGTCGTGTGCGCCGCGGTCGGCCAGGCGACCCGGCAGTACACCAGCGCGCTGGAAGCGCTCGCCGGCGCCACCGAGGACCGGGGCACGCAATGAGGCTGACCATCCTGGACCACGGCCACCGGCTGCGCACCAAAGCCCTGCTGGGAATCATTCGCCTGGTGTCACGGCAGCCGGTCGTCGACGCCGTCAAGCTCGCGTTCTACCGCCCGGAGTTTTACGGTGGTGGCCCCCTCACCAACGAAGCGATGCGCGGGCCGTCGGCGTGGTCCATCGGGGAACGAGAACTGATGGCCGCCTACGTCTCGAAGGTCAACGACTGCCCGTTCTGCGTCGCCGCCCACACGGCCACCTCCAACATCTGCTACGGCGATGCGACCGCAGCCGCCACCCTCGCCGATCTGGACACCGCCCCGATCACCGAAGGACTGCGGGCAACGCTTGGCCTGCTCGGCAAGCTGACCCGCCAGCACCGCATCGACGCCGACGATGTACGAGCCGTGCTGGCGACCGGTGTTACCCCCGAGCAGGTCAAGGACGCGCTGGCCGTCAGCCTGGTCTTCAACATCACCGATCGATTGGCCAACGCATTCGACTTCGAGGTGGCTGGCCCGGCCGCCATGGCGGCCGGTGCACGCCATCTGGTGAAGCGTGGTTACGGCTAGCCGACGCTGAGGACCAGCTACAGCTTTCCGGCGACGAAGTCAGCCGCTTGGTTGACCATCCCTGACGAGATGTAAGCGCTGGCCAGGTGTTGCGGCCAGTTCTCTTCCCAGGTGTTCGGGTCGGCCGGGTTGCAGATCGGGTCGGCGCCATGACACTGCTCGATGGTCCGATCGTTGTAGATCGGGTTGAAGTTCGTGATGGGTCCGACCCACTGACTGCCGTTGCCGAACAGCGCCACTGCGGCGATGTGCTCGTCGGCGCCCGGTGGCAGGGGATTGTTGAATCCCCACACCTGGAAGGGGACCGCAAGCACGACGTCGGTGACCGCCGCGCCCAACGAGTAGCCGCCCGGCACGATGCGGGTGTTCGGGCATCCGTTGATGGTGTTCTGGATGTGTGCGCTCATGTCGTTGGCGCCCTGGTCGATCTGATTGTCAGCGGGGTAGTTCACCGCATACAGGCTGACGTATTTGGAGGTCTTGGCCCGCAGCGCGCTGACGAACGCGTTGCCGACCGCGCCGGCCCCAGGCGATTCCAGACGCCCACGGGCAAACACCACTTCGACGTCGGGGCATGCCGCACCAGCCGGTGCGACGGCACCGGGTGTTCCGGCGGGAATCATGACGGGGGCGGTCAGCAAGGCTGCCGCCAGCACAGCGCCTGAACTTGCGAGCCGCAGTCGGCGGGCCGAGGAATCGCTCACGAAGTGGATAGTAGTGGTCCGCAATCCCTTCCTGCCGCCGCGGTCGGGTCCCCGCAGCCCTAGCTGGACCGCGACCCTTCGAGATATGCGGCCAGCGCATTGGTCAGCCCGCGGCGGGCCTCGTCGAGATCGGCATACGAGCCCAGCTGGCGCTCGGAGACCAGCCCGCGCATCGCACCCGGGATGAGGGCGGCCACCTCGCGCACCCGCTGGGGGTCGACACCGAGATCGGCGAAGGCCGCATGGCACGTCGTCAGCCAGCTCTTGCCCCAGGAGTACAACTCCGCCGCGGTGCGCGGATACAGCCGTTCCAATTCGCGGTGGTCGCGGGGGAGTGCGGCGCGCAGATTCTCGATCGCACGTGAATCCGGCGACGCCAGCCCGTCATAGAGCGTGTCGATGATCGCCGCGACCCGTTCCCGCAGCGGCGCATCCGATTTCACACTGCCGAACGCCGAGATCGCGGCGTCGCGTCGTTCGGCGGTGCGGTGCAACACCGCCGCCCAGAAGCCGTCGACATCGCCGAACTGATACTGCACGGCGCCCCAGGTGGCGCCGCTCTCCTTCGCGATCCGGCTGGCCGACACCGCGCCGGGGTCCCCGGTGGCAAGGGAGCGCACCGCGGCGTCCAGCATCGCCTCGCGGGTTGCCAGCCCCCGCTTATTGCTGCGCCGCGCCTCCGATTGAACCATCGTCCGAATCCTAACAACATTTACATAGCACCCACTATGATTCCTTTGCGAGGCGCACTATGCTGCGACAGTCGGCCCGGTCGGAGACCACAGAGAGGACGCGTGGACATGGCCAAACCGCCGTTGTCGATGAACCCGACAGGCTGGTTTCAAGTCGCCTGGTCCGACGAGATCGGCATCGGCGATGTCCACACCATGAAGTACTTCGGCCGGGAGATGGTGGCCTGGCGGGCCGAGTCGGGTCAGCTCACCGTGATGAACGCCTACTGTGAGCACCTCGGCGCACACCTCGGTTTCGGCGGCACCGTCTGTGGCGAGGTGCTGCAATGTCCGTTCCACGGCTGGCAGTGGAACTCCCAGGGCCGCAACGTCTGTATTCCCTACCAGGACAAGCCCAACCGTGGTCGGCGCATCACCACCTATCCCGCCGTCGAACGCAACGAGTCGGTCTACATCTGGAACGACGCGCAAGGGCGTGCGCCGTTCTTCGACGCGCCGGACGTGTTCGCCAGCTTCGACGACCGCAGCGCCGACGACTACTACCCGCAACAACGGCTGTTTCGCCAAGGCCTGGAGCTGCACCCGCAGTACGTGCTGGAAAACGGTGTGGACTTCGCCCACTTCAAGTACGTGCACCGGACCCCGATCGTGCCGGTCTTCACCCGCCACGACTTCGCCGAACCGGTGTCCTATGTCGACTTCACCATCACCTTCGAAGGCGACGACGGTCAAAGGATCGAGGACGTCAACAGCGGCGTGGAAGCCATCAACGGCGGCTTGGGGATCGCGGTGACCAAGAGCTGGGGGATGATCGACAACCGGACCATCTCGGCGATCACGCCGGTCGACGACTCGACCTCCGACGTCCGCTTCATGGTCTACATCGGCCGGTCGCCGCATAAGCCCGGCGGTTCAGCGAGGCTCGACGGAGGAGAGGCGAAGCTGGGACCGCCGCATAAACCCGGCGACGCTGGTCGCGCCGAGGCCCGGGCGGCCGAGTTCGGGCGTGAAGTCATCCGTCAGTTCGAGCAAGACATCCACATCTGGTCGCATCAGCGCTATTCGGATCCGCCGGCGCTGGCGACCGCCGAGTACGAGGGCTTCACCGCAATCCGCCAGTGGGCCAAGCAGTTCTATCCCGACGGCATCGGCGGCAGTGCTGCTGAGGTCTACGCGCAGAAAGGTTTCACCGCATGAACGCAGCCGCCGCACCCGTCCGGGTATTCCAGGTCGCCACCGGAAACGTCGGAACCGAGATGATCCGGCGGTTCGCCGCCCGCGATGACCTCGAGCTGGTGGGCGTGCACTGCTATTCGCCGGACAAGATCGGCAAAGACACCGGCGAGCTGGCCGGGATCGCCCCCAACGGGGTCATCGCGACCGGCAGTGTCCAGGAGATCGTCGCCGCAAAGCCCGACGTGCTGACGTTTCACGGAGTGTTCCCCGACGAGGACCTCTACGTCGCGATCTTGGAAGCGGGCATCAACATCGTCACCACCGCGGACTGGATCACCGGCTGGCATCGTGACCGCAACCACCCGCACCCGTCGGGCAAACCGGTCACGCAGCTGCTGGCCGAAGCCTGCGAAAAGGGCGGTGCGACGTTCTACGGCACCGGGATGAACCCGGGGCTCAATCAGATTCTGGGCGTGGTGTGTTCGGCCGACGTGGCCGAGATCGAGAACATCACCACCATCGAGTCGGTGGACGTGTCGTGTCACCACTCCAGGGACACCTGGATCGAGGTGGGCTACGGACAGCCGGCCGATGACCCGGAGATCCCGGCCAAGCTGGAGAAGTTCACCCGAGTCTTCGCCGACAGCGTGCTGATGATGGCCGACTGCTTCGATCTGACCCTCGACGAGGTGACGTTCGATTACGAGCTGGGGGTCTGCACCCGGGATGTCGACCTGGGCTGGTACACCCTGCCGAAGGGCTCCTTGGGCGGCAACTACATCAAGTATCAGGGGATGGTGGACGGGGTGCCGCGCGTCGAGACGCATCTGGAGTGGCAGATGACGCCGTTCACCGAACCGAACTGGAATATCAAGGGCTGCTACATCACCCGGGTCACCGGTGATCCGTGCGTCTACAACAAGCACATGATCTTCCCCAAGCCCGGTGTGGACCTGTCCAATCCGGACAACTTCGCCTCGATCGGCATGACCGTGACCGGGTTGCCCGCCCTCAATGCGATCAAGTCGGTGGTGGCGGCGCCGCCGGGCCTGCTGACCAGCGCCGACCTGCCACTGCGCGGATTCGCCGGACGATTCCGCACGTGACCGAGGCCGGCAGGGTTGTCGCGTTGGCGCGCGGCATGCGTGAGCTGGTGGCAGCCGAGGCGGCCGCGTCCGAGCAGCGCCGCACGCTGACCGCCCCCATCGTCGACGAGATGTGGCGCACCGGCCTGATGTCGGCGTTCAACCCCGCCGCGGCTGGAGGTGTCGAGCCGACGTTTGCCGAGATGATCGAGACCTGGATCGAAATGGCATGGCAGGACGGCTCGTTCGGCTGGATCGGCATCGCCAACATGCCGTCGTCGTTCGCGGCCGCTGCCTACCTGCCTGACGACGGATTCAACGAGGTGTTCACCGCCCACGGCAATCAGGTGACGCTGGGTGGCCAATACTTTCCGAACGGACAGGGCGTCGTCGTCGACGGCGGTTACCGGTTGAGCGGAGCCTGGAGCTTCGGCTCCGGCATCGGCCACTCCCAGTACGTCGCCGCCGGTTTTTTCCCGATGGACGACGGCGAGATGCGCTGGGTCAGCGACGGGATACCCGACATGCAGGTCGCGGTGGTGCCACGTGCGCAGATCTCGTTCAACGATGGCTGGCATGTACAGGGGCTCAAGGGAACCGGCTCTTATGACTACAGCGCACACGACGTGTTCGTGCCGGGCAGCCGGACTTTTCCGCTGTTCTGCCGTGTACCCCTTCGGGGTGCCTCGCCGGCAGCTCGGATGGGTTTGATGCCGGTCACGGCTGCCGGACACGCGTCCTGGGCGCTCGGTGTGGCCAAAAGCATGCTCGACGACGTGACGGAGCTGGCAGCCACCAAATACCGGATGAGCGACATGGCGGCGTTGGCCAGTCGCCCGACGTTTCAGAAAGATCTGGCTCACCACGTCGCCGCATGGCGCGCCGCCCGCCTGTTGGTGCTGGATGCTTTCACCACGGCCGAGTCCGCCGTCGCGGCAGGCGAAGACCTGACGCCGCGACTGCGGGCCGACATGCGAGTGGCAGCCGTCTACGCCACCGACACCGCCAGAAGCTGCGCCGAATGGGCACATCTGGCGGCCGGAACGACGGCGATCCGCGAAGGCAGTCGCCTCGAACGAGCATTCCGCGACATCTACACCGGAACCCAGCACGCCTTCATCAGTGAGAAGGTCGCTATCGACGCGGCCCAGATCTGGCTCGGGCTGATCGACGACCAGTTCGGGCTCTGATCAGCCGCTGAATCAGGGCAGCGGGGTCCCGGAACTGCCCTCGGGCAGCGGAGTCCCGGAGCTGCCGGACGGCGGCGCTGACGGTGCGGGGTGCGCGGGCCGCGACGCCGGGGGACGAGCCGGTGCGGCAGGCGCCCGGTTGCTGCCTCCGGTGGCCGGGACCTGCGACCCGCCGGCGGGGGCTTGGGGCTGCGGCGGAGCCTGGGGCGCCGGCGCCACCCAACGGATCAGATCGTTGCCGCCGGTTTGGTACACCATGCTGTTGGGGGCGTCGCCGGTGACGTCGAAGTAGACTTTGCCGCTGGCCTTCTGGCCCTGAGTCAGGGCGGCGGGAGCGATGCCCTGCGCGGTGGGCACGGTGAACAAAGCCTGGTAGTTCTGGCCGCTGGCCGAACGGGCACTGAGGTTGGCGACGATCGGAAAGACGGCGCCCTGGATCGCCTCGTCGGTGGCGGTGGCCTCCCACAGGGTGCCGCGGGGCTGATAGGGGATGGCGTCCGAGCTGGGCCGCAGATCGCTGATCGTCCAGCCGTGGACTCCGGGTCCTTCGGGCACGGTGCCCTGGGTGCCGATCGGTTGGGTGGCAGGGGCGGGCGCCGGGGCCGGGTCAGGGTCCGCGCCGGCAATCCCGGTGGTGAGGGCGCCCGCGGCGGCCAGTGCTCCCGCGGCCAGGGCGGTCGAGATGGACTTCATGGGACTGTCTCCTCAAATCGGCTGCATGCCGACGACATTGGTACTCAAGTACTTCAATCGTAACGGGCTGGGGACCAGGCTACCCAGGAACGAGTCCGGCCCGACCTCGCGGTAGTGGAGGTCGGGCCGGCCTGGCGAGAGAACTTCGGTCAGTGCGAAGCGGTCGAGGTGTTCGCGCCGCTGGCCGCCGGGGTGCCGGGGGTGGCCGCCGGAAGCGGCGTGCCCTGGTTTCCGGCCGCGGCCGAAGCGGTGCCTTCCGAACCGGTGCCCGTCGTGCCGGTCGCCTCCGTCGTCGAAGCACCGGGGGCCTCGGCGGGAAGCGGCGTACCCGAACTGCTGGCGGCAGCCGAGGCCTCCGACTGGCTCGGCGTACCCGGGGTCTGCTGCGAGGACGGTGCCGGGCCGCTGGCGGAAGTCGACGCTTCCGCGCTGCCCGCGGTGCCCTGGGCTTGTGTGCCCGAGGTGCCCGACGTGCCCGCCGTGCCTGAGGTGCCCGCGGCCTCCGAGCCGGAGGCAGCGGCCGGAGTGCCGTCGGCCTCAGCCGGCAGTGGGGTGCCCTGGCTGCTCGCGGGAAGCGGGGTGCCCTGGCTGCCGGCTGCAGCCGGGGTGGTGTCGGTAGCGGCCGGAGCGCCCTGGGTGCCTGACTGGGCAGGCTTCGCGCCGGTGGCCGCCGGACCGGAAGCCCGCTGCGAACCGGTGGCCGCCGGACCCGACGAACCGCCGCTCGACGTGGTCGGTGCGGCGGGGGTCCAAACCAGCTGGTCGTGGCCGGCGAACTGGTACACCGCGCTGTTGGGCGCGTCGCCGGTGACGTCGAAGTAGACCTTGCCGCTGGTCTTCTGGCCCTGCGTCAGGTTGGCCGGGTTCACGCCCTGCGCCGTGGGCACCCCGAACAGCGCCGGGTAGGTCTGACCGCTCGCTGAACGCGCACCCAGGTTGGCGATCACCGGGGTGACGGTGCCCTGGATCGCCACGTCGGTGGCGGTGGCCTCCCACAGGGTGCCGCGAGGCTGGTAGGGGATGGCATCGGAGCTGGGGCGCAGGTCACTGACGGTCCAGCCCTGGATGACACCCCCGTTCTCCACCGTGCCCTGGGTGCCGATCGGGTGGGTCGAGGGGGCGACGTCGCCGGCGTCCGCACTGGCGGTCGCGGCGGTGACGGCACCGGCTGCGGCCAACGCGCCCGCGGCTGCCACGGCAGTTGTGAAGAACTTCATTATTGGTTGACTCCTCGGCTCGACTGGATCTCGAAGGTGATGCAGTGACTCCAAGTCGAAAATCCTAACGGATTTGACGGCTGCGGTTATTCGCGTCGCCAGGATCGGCGGTCAGGAATGCGAACTCCACCACGTGTAGAACTGCTCCAGAGTGGGGGCGGCGCGTTCGGTTCGCAGTGAGCCGATAGTCAGGTTGGCATCGTTGGTCCAGACCAGCACGGGAGACCCCTGCCGCACGCCGCACAGCAGCGTCCCGGCCGTCTTATCCGGGGTCGCGGTGCGGTGCCAGGGACCCGGCGACTGGATTCGGCCCGGACAGGTGACGACGGTGGTGGCCTGCACCGTGCTGTCGAAGCTCTGGCGCAGCGCACCGGCATCGGGGAACAGTGAGTAGGTCGCCGCGGGCGGGCCGTCGAGGTCGACGTTGCGGCCACACGTCACCTCCGCGATGGCGCCGGCCGACGGCGGGGTCGACGTACAGGTGTCCTGCGGATAGCCCGACGGCAGCAGCTTGAGCAGACGGGCCTGTGCCTCGGCCGGCGACATGGTCGTCGTGGGCTGACTCGCCCCCGCGGCGGACCGCGAGGTGTCGCCGCCGGCTCCCAGCTCGTCGGAGCCCGATCGGCTCGTCATCCAGGCGATCAACCCCACGACAACGATCAGGGCCGCGCCGATCCGCAGCAGCAGCTTGCGTTTTGCGGGATCGTGAGACAGGCGCGGTCGCCGGGACGAACTGAACCAGTCGTCGGTGGCGGTCGAGACCCGGGGCAGGCCGGGATGACCGGTGGGACGCGCCGCGGTCACGGCCTCGGGAATCGGGGTGGGCTCGGCCGGCGGCGGGACCGACTGGGTTGGTTGCGCCTCGGGGACCGTCGGCACCTCGTGCACCGGGTCCGGGGGAACCTCGGCCGTCGCGGCCGGCGGCACCGGTGGCTCGGCAGCAGGCACCTCGGTCGGTTCCACCGGTGGCGAGCCCGGCTGAGGTTGCTCGATCAGCGGCGGAGTGGACTGCTGGCTGGCCTCATAAATCTGCAGTGTCCGGTGCTGATCGGGCGCGCTGAGCGCCTGATAGGCGGCGGTCGCGAGCTCCGCGGCGCTGGCATAACGCTCCTGCGGGTCCTTGGCCATACCTTTGGCGACGACCTCGTCCAAGGCGGCCGGGATGGTCGCCCCGGCAAGGCTGGGCCGCGGAATCGGCTTGTTCTGATGCGCGTTGGCCAGCATCTTGAGGCTGTCGGCCCGGTACGGCGGCGAACCCGTCAAGCACTGGTAGAGCACGCACGTCAGCGCATAGATGTCGACGGCTGGGCCGAAGTCACTGCCGGAGAACAGCTCCGGCGCCGCGTACTTCCAGCGGGCGCCCGCATTCTGGGCGTCGGCCGCGTCGGCCCCGGGCGCGCCGGCCAGTCCGAAATCCACCAGATAGACGAAGTCGTCACTGGTCACCAGGATGTTGCGCGGTTTGACGCCGCGGTGGATCACCCCGGCGCCGTGCGCGGCATCCAGGGCCGACGCCGCCTGCCACACGATGTTCACCGCACGCGACGGGGGCAGTACGCCGTTCCGTTTCAACAGCGCGGCCAAGTCGGCTCCGGCAACCAGCGGCATATCGATGAACACCTGGCCGTCGAGCTCGCCGTAGTCGCGAACCGGGACCACGTGCGGCTCCTGCACCCGCCCGACCACGAGCGCCTCACGCTGCAGCCACTCCCGGAACGCCGGATTCCCGCCCAACGCCGGCGCCAGCAGTTTGACCGCGGCGGCGCGGTCCTTGTGGGTGTCGACCGCCTCGTAGACCTCACCGGTGGTGCCGCGTCC is a genomic window of Mycolicibacter heraklionensis containing:
- a CDS encoding DUF1942 domain-containing protein; translation: MKFFTTAVAAAGALAAAGAVTAATASADAGDVAPSTHPIGTQGTVENGGVIQGWTVSDLRPSSDAIPYQPRGTLWEATATDVAIQGTVTPVIANLGARSASGQTYPALFGVPTAQGVNPANLTQGQKTSGKVYFDVTGDAPNSAVYQFAGHDQLVWTPAAPTTSSGGSSGPAATGSQRASGPAATGAKPAQSGTQGAPAATDTTPAAAGSQGTPLPASSQGTPLPAEADGTPAAASGSEAAGTSGTAGTSGTSGTQAQGTAGSAEASTSASGPAPSSQQTPGTPSQSEASAAASSSGTPLPAEAPGASTTEATGTTGTGSEGTASAAAGNQGTPLPAATPGTPAASGANTSTASH
- a CDS encoding serine/threonine-protein kinase — encoded protein: MGETASGSRAGSRVGRYLLKRLLGRGTTGEVYEAVDTHKDRAAAVKLLAPALGGNPAFREWLQREALVVGRVQEPHVVPVRDYGELDGQVFIDMPLVAGADLAALLKRNGVLPPSRAVNIVWQAASALDAAHGAGVIHRGVKPRNILVTSDDFVYLVDFGLAGAPGADAADAQNAGARWKYAAPELFSGSDFGPAVDIYALTCVLYQCLTGSPPYRADSLKMLANAHQNKPIPRPSLAGATIPAALDEVVAKGMAKDPQERYASAAELATAAYQALSAPDQHRTLQIYEASQQSTPPLIEQPQPGSPPVEPTEVPAAEPPVPPAATAEVPPDPVHEVPTVPEAQPTQSVPPPAEPTPIPEAVTAARPTGHPGLPRVSTATDDWFSSSRRPRLSHDPAKRKLLLRIGAALIVVVGLIAWMTSRSGSDELGAGGDTSRSAAGASQPTTTMSPAEAQARLLKLLPSGYPQDTCTSTPPSAGAIAEVTCGRNVDLDGPPAATYSLFPDAGALRQSFDSTVQATTVVTCPGRIQSPGPWHRTATPDKTAGTLLCGVRQGSPVLVWTNDANLTIGSLRTERAAPTLEQFYTWWSSHS